Sequence from the Drosophila innubila isolate TH190305 chromosome 3L unlocalized genomic scaffold, UK_Dinn_1.0 0_D_3L, whole genome shotgun sequence genome:
GCAAGCATGGATCCTTTTGTGTAGAAACTGAAAAGTTTCCAGACTCAATGAATCATCCCGAATTCCCATCGATCTTTCTCAATCCTGGCGAGAAATATTTTCACGAGGTCATCTACAAATTTAACATAGAAGAATCTTGGAAATGCTGctgtaataacaaataatcCAATCCAATAAAGCTGTCTGTTTCTATAGGTACCAATTATAAATAGCGGTTCTTTCTATCTTACTAGCCCCATTTTCTTATCTGTGTTTtctaattttccattttccttaattttataagccttgaacttatttaatttaaaaattcctaACGGTACCATTTATTTGTGTCACAGAGTGTCACATTTTAGTGCTACTGTGCTGCAGGGTTGCATATGGAAATCAGAATTtgccattttgattttgttcatGCTGTCAACtgtcaaaagtttttttcgTTGAATCAAAGTAGTCTCTGAGAATTTTGCTTGATTTCTTCTTTATAATTTCTCACCTTGCAAGACACTTACATTtctaaaataccaaaatgtcGTTCGATCAAAAggaaatattcaatataatatataagctGGCCCGTCTTACCCAGACGGAAATGCGTGTCGAATTGGATGCAATGGGTGCTGTGAATGTTCCCTTGGATCGTTTGTATGGACGTCATACAACGCGTGCCCTTAAGAATTTCACCATTGGTGGCATAGAGGATCGCATGCCGGTAAGTAATCCTTAGTTCTGGATAAGATTAGATTGTGTTACTTTTGTCAACTGCTTCCTCAGCGTGCCATTATTATTGCATTGGGCCTAATCAAGAAAGCCGCATCGATTACTAATCGAAGCTTCGGATTGGAGCCCAATGTATGCGATGCCATTTCGATTGCGGCTGACGATGTCATCTCTGGAAAATTATACGATGAACATCATTTTCCATTGGGCACCTGGCAGGAGGGCGCCGGGGCCCACAGCAATATGAATGTCAACGAGGTGGTCTGTAATCGGGCCATTCAGCTATTGCGCGGTCAGATCGGTGGCCATTTTCCAGTGCATCCCCAGACTCATGTTAATTTGGCTCATAGCCCCCACGATAGCTTCTCCTCGGCTATTAACATTGCTGTGGCCATGGAGCTGCAGAAGAAGCTATTTCCATCCATTTTGCTGGTGATCGATACTCTGACCAAGAAGGAGCAGCTGTGGAGAGATATCATTAAGATGGGACGCACTCATCTTATGGATGCTGTGCCGCTGACATTGGGCCAAGAGTTCGGCGGATATCGGCAAATGATGGACAACTGCTCTACGAGATTGGGCTCGGCATTAAAGCACTTGTATCAGTTGTCCCTTGGAGGCACCTCTGTGGGCACAGGTGCAAACAGTCCCGATCAGTTCGGAATCAAATGTGTCGGCGAAATAGCGAAGCTCACGAAACTTCCATTTGTTTGCGCTCCCAATCTATTCGAGGCTATCGGCTCACGTGATTCCTTGGTCGAGATCCATGGCGAACTCAACTCCATTGCTGTCAGTACCATGAAGATCGCCAATGACATTATGTTCATGGCTTCTGGTCCAAATTGTGGTTTAGGTGAGATTGAGCTTCCCAAGAACGAACCAGGAAGTTCGATAATGCCTGGCATGGTAAATCCTACACAATGCGAGGCCATGCTGATGATCTGTGCCCAGGTGATGGGCAACCAGACGGCAGTCACTGTCGGTGGCTACAATGGACACTTTGAACTCAACTCGTTCATGCCAGTGATCGCCTCCAATGTTCTACGCTCCATTAACCTCTTGAGTAGTGGCCTCAAGAATTTCAGCACCAATTGCCTCGTAGGTATTGAGCCAAATATGAAAAGGCTTGAAAAGACATTGAACGAATCCCTGATGCTCGTGGCCGCAATAACTAATCATATTGGCTATGATAGGGCAGCCGAAATTGCTAAAGCTGCCAACATCAATGGCACCACAGTGAAAAAGGAGGCCATCAGGGGAGGCATTGTCAAGGAAGATATCGACATGTGGCTCAATCCCTCGAATATGCTAGGACCCTCTGAATAATGTAATTTACAAAGTTCATTCAATAAAGCGAATGCCATATTTAATGGAGGTCAAGTTATTGGGTTTTACTTGATACtttatgaattataatttattgatattctTATTGATAAATTCTTGGAAATTTTGAT
This genomic interval carries:
- the LOC117787262 gene encoding probable fumarate hydratase, mitochondrial, which produces MSFDQKEIFNIIYKLARLTQTEMRVELDAMGAVNVPLDRLYGRHTTRALKNFTIGGIEDRMPRAIIIALGLIKKAASITNRSFGLEPNVCDAISIAADDVISGKLYDEHHFPLGTWQEGAGAHSNMNVNEVVCNRAIQLLRGQIGGHFPVHPQTHVNLAHSPHDSFSSAINIAVAMELQKKLFPSILLVIDTLTKKEQLWRDIIKMGRTHLMDAVPLTLGQEFGGYRQMMDNCSTRLGSALKHLYQLSLGGTSVGTGANSPDQFGIKCVGEIAKLTKLPFVCAPNLFEAIGSRDSLVEIHGELNSIAVSTMKIANDIMFMASGPNCGLGEIELPKNEPGSSIMPGMVNPTQCEAMLMICAQVMGNQTAVTVGGYNGHFELNSFMPVIASNVLRSINLLSSGLKNFSTNCLVGIEPNMKRLEKTLNESLMLVAAITNHIGYDRAAEIAKAANINGTTVKKEAIRGGIVKEDIDMWLNPSNMLGPSE